The Myxococcota bacterium genome has a segment encoding these proteins:
- a CDS encoding sulfotransferase, which yields MTLRVVGAGLGRTGTMSLKAALERLLGAPCYHMLEVFQHADHVALWEAAARAPVAAPARSPLGDRAAWRALLDGYAAAVDWPACAFWPELAHAFPDALVLLSTRDPQAWWRSASATIFPSIAGGTPEWRSMIEAVFARHFTTAIDDEGACIEAYERHVARVRAAVPRERLLEWQPGDGWEPLARALGVAVPDEPFPHTNTTEDFRARLAATRAPEPGR from the coding sequence ATGACGCTGCGCGTGGTCGGCGCCGGGCTCGGCCGCACGGGGACGATGTCGCTCAAGGCCGCGCTCGAGCGGCTCCTCGGCGCGCCCTGCTACCACATGCTCGAGGTTTTCCAGCACGCCGACCACGTCGCGCTCTGGGAGGCCGCGGCGCGCGCGCCGGTCGCCGCGCCCGCGCGCTCGCCCCTCGGCGACCGCGCCGCCTGGCGCGCGCTCCTCGACGGCTACGCGGCGGCCGTCGACTGGCCGGCCTGCGCGTTCTGGCCCGAGCTCGCGCACGCCTTCCCCGACGCGCTCGTGCTGCTCTCGACGCGCGACCCGCAGGCGTGGTGGCGCAGCGCGAGCGCGACGATCTTCCCGTCGATCGCGGGCGGCACGCCCGAGTGGCGCTCGATGATCGAGGCGGTGTTCGCGCGCCACTTCACGACGGCGATCGACGACGAGGGCGCGTGCATCGAGGCCTACGAGCGGCACGTGGCGCGCGTGCGCGCGGCCGTTCCGCGCGAGCGGCTGCTCGAGTGGCAGCCGGGCGACGGCTGGGAGCCGCTCGCGCGCGCGCTCGGCGTCGCCGTTCCCGACGAGCCGTTCCCGCACACGAACACGACCGAGGACTTCCGGGCGCGGCTCGCGGCGACGCGCGCGCCCGAGCCCGGACGCTAG
- a CDS encoding molybdopterin-dependent oxidoreductase, with protein sequence MATHASICRFCHANCGILVEVDDATGRPLRVTGDRDNPAYHGFTCAKGRRLPEQHAHRERLLSSLRRGDDGTFAPVASERAMDEIAARIRAIVDEHGPRAVALYVGTYSGTHPAAIPFSVGFLVALGSRMVFTASTIDQPGKSIANALHGRWLGGSNVLAHSDVWMLVGNNPLISMSGGIPAANPGRRLREAKARGTKLVVVDPRRTEVARFADVYLQPRPGEDATLLAAMLHVVLRDDLADRAFVRDHVAGMAELARAVEPFTPAYAAARAGVDAGDIERAAHVFARARRGCGVAGTGPNMAPRGNLTEYLLLALNTVCGRWNRAGDPVPNPGALLTPAEARAQAEPPRRAWGFGERLRVRGFTSTAAGLPTSALADEILTPGEGRVRALICVGSNPVAAWPDQRATVRAMRALDLLVTIDPRLSATSQLAHYVVAPRLSLEVPGASVSMEAIEQTYVAMGYSEPYAQYTPVVARPPEGADVIEEWELFYGLAQRLGLALQLYPTRPEAGVLRAPREAVKVDMARKPSTDEVLDALLAGSRVPLDEVRRHPHGALFPAAEGERAGRVAPADPGADARLDVGNAAMLAELAEVRAEPLGADGVPVRDAARPFRLVSRRLPNVYNSSGRDIEALARGRRSNPAFLHPDDLAALGLAAGDVVRIASDRAAILGRVEPAPELRRGVVSMAHGFGDLPASDGDDAGEEADLAAACARLDASGSSTGRLVASDRDFDPYTGIPRMSAIPVSIERVAPAVR encoded by the coding sequence ATGGCGACGCACGCGTCGATCTGCCGCTTCTGCCACGCGAACTGCGGCATCCTCGTCGAGGTCGACGACGCGACCGGCCGGCCGCTGCGCGTCACCGGCGACCGCGACAACCCCGCCTATCACGGCTTCACGTGCGCGAAGGGGCGAAGGCTCCCCGAGCAGCACGCGCACCGCGAGCGGCTGCTCTCCTCGCTGCGCCGCGGCGACGACGGCACCTTCGCGCCGGTCGCGAGCGAGCGCGCGATGGACGAGATCGCGGCGCGCATCCGCGCGATCGTCGACGAGCACGGCCCGCGCGCGGTGGCGCTGTACGTCGGCACCTACTCGGGGACGCATCCGGCGGCGATCCCGTTCTCGGTCGGCTTCCTCGTCGCCCTCGGCTCGCGCATGGTGTTCACCGCGAGCACGATCGACCAGCCGGGCAAGAGCATCGCGAACGCGCTGCACGGCCGCTGGCTCGGCGGCTCCAACGTGCTCGCGCACTCCGACGTCTGGATGCTCGTCGGCAACAACCCGCTGATCTCGATGTCGGGCGGCATCCCGGCGGCGAACCCCGGCCGGCGCCTGCGCGAGGCGAAGGCGCGCGGCACGAAGCTCGTCGTCGTCGACCCGCGCCGCACGGAGGTCGCGCGCTTCGCCGACGTCTACCTGCAGCCGCGCCCGGGCGAGGACGCGACGCTGCTCGCCGCGATGCTGCACGTCGTGCTGCGCGACGACCTCGCCGATCGCGCCTTCGTGCGCGACCACGTCGCGGGCATGGCCGAGCTCGCGCGCGCGGTCGAGCCGTTCACGCCCGCCTACGCCGCGGCGCGCGCGGGCGTGGACGCGGGCGACATCGAGCGCGCCGCGCACGTCTTCGCACGCGCGCGGCGCGGCTGCGGCGTCGCCGGCACGGGCCCGAACATGGCGCCGCGCGGCAACCTGACCGAGTACCTGCTGCTCGCGCTCAACACGGTCTGCGGTCGCTGGAACCGCGCCGGCGACCCGGTGCCGAACCCGGGCGCGCTGCTGACGCCGGCCGAGGCCAGGGCGCAGGCCGAGCCGCCGCGGCGCGCCTGGGGCTTCGGCGAGCGGCTGCGCGTGCGCGGCTTCACGAGCACGGCCGCCGGCCTGCCCACCTCGGCGCTCGCGGACGAGATCCTCACGCCCGGCGAGGGGCGCGTGCGCGCGCTCATCTGTGTGGGAAGCAACCCGGTCGCGGCCTGGCCCGACCAGCGCGCGACGGTGCGCGCGATGCGCGCGCTCGACCTGCTCGTCACGATCGACCCGCGCCTCTCGGCGACCTCGCAGCTCGCGCACTACGTCGTGGCACCGCGGCTGTCCCTCGAGGTGCCCGGCGCCTCGGTGTCGATGGAGGCGATCGAGCAGACCTACGTCGCCATGGGCTACTCGGAGCCCTACGCGCAGTACACGCCGGTCGTCGCCCGCCCGCCCGAGGGCGCCGACGTCATCGAAGAATGGGAGCTCTTCTACGGGCTCGCGCAGCGGCTCGGGCTCGCCCTCCAGCTCTACCCGACGCGGCCCGAGGCCGGCGTCCTGCGCGCGCCGCGCGAGGCGGTGAAGGTCGACATGGCGCGGAAGCCCTCCACCGACGAGGTGCTCGACGCCCTGCTCGCGGGCTCGCGCGTCCCGCTCGACGAGGTGCGCCGCCACCCGCACGGCGCGCTCTTCCCGGCGGCCGAGGGCGAGCGCGCGGGGCGGGTCGCGCCGGCCGACCCGGGCGCGGACGCGCGCCTCGACGTCGGCAACGCCGCGATGCTGGCCGAGCTCGCCGAGGTGCGCGCCGAGCCGCTCGGGGCCGACGGCGTGCCGGTGCGCGACGCCGCGCGCCCGTTCCGCCTCGTCTCGCGCCGGCTTCCGAACGTCTACAACTCCTCGGGTCGCGACATCGAGGCCCTCGCGCGCGGGCGGCGCAGCAATCCGGCCTTCCTGCACCCCGACGATCTCGCGGCGCTCGGGCTCGCGGCGGGCGACGTCGTGCGGATCGCGTCCGACCGCGCGGCCATCCTCGGGCGCGTCGAGCCCGCGCCCGAGCTGCGGCGCGGCGTCGTCTCGATGGCGCACGGCTTCGGCGACCTCCCCGCGAGCGACGGGGACGACGCGGGCGAGGAGGCCGACCTCGCGGCCGCCTGTGCGCGGCTCGACGCGTCGGGCAGCAGCACGGGCCGGCTCGTCGCGAGCGACCGCGACTTCGACCCGTACACGGGGATTCCGCGGATGAGCGCGATCCCGGTTTCGATCGAGCGCGTCGCTCCCGCGGTGCGCTGA
- a CDS encoding Na(+)-translocating NADH-quinone reductase subunit A yields the protein MHTIRKGLDLPIEGAPLQVLRGARGTSRVAVMADDFPGMRPAMRVAEGDTVKRGQVLFEDRKTPGVLHTAPGAGKVVAVNRGAKRALQSIVIHLSDGERAGAPAAHELETFPSWKGGDPASLTREQVHALLVESGQWTAFRTRPYSKVPAPDTEPHSIFVTAIDTNPLAPLPDVVVERRREDFDRGLAAIAKLTSGATHLCVAATSEIPQHVTAKVEVQQFAGPHPAGLAGLHIHLVDPVGRAKTVWTIGYQDVIAIGSLLATGVLDVARVVSIAGPVVAEPQLVASRLGASTLDLAGDEGAGVEKRLVAGSVLGGRTANDDVFGYLGRHHHQVTVLREGRERVFMGWLTPGLDAFSSAPIYLSRLLSNKKFPFSTTTNGSPRAMVPIGMYERVMPMDILPTFLLRSLAVGDIEQAEKLGALELDEEDLALCSFVCPGKTNYGPLLRKNLEMIEKEG from the coding sequence CTGCACACGATTCGCAAGGGGCTCGATCTCCCGATCGAGGGAGCGCCGCTGCAGGTGCTGCGCGGTGCGCGCGGCACGTCGCGCGTCGCCGTGATGGCCGACGACTTCCCGGGCATGCGTCCCGCCATGCGCGTCGCCGAGGGCGACACGGTGAAGCGCGGACAGGTGCTCTTCGAGGACCGCAAGACGCCGGGCGTGCTGCACACGGCGCCGGGCGCGGGGAAGGTGGTCGCGGTGAACCGCGGCGCGAAGCGCGCGCTGCAATCGATCGTGATCCATCTCTCCGATGGGGAGCGCGCGGGCGCGCCCGCCGCGCACGAGCTCGAGACGTTCCCGTCGTGGAAGGGCGGCGACCCCGCGTCGCTCACGCGCGAGCAGGTGCACGCGCTGCTCGTCGAGTCGGGCCAGTGGACGGCGTTCCGCACGCGCCCGTACAGCAAGGTGCCCGCGCCGGACACGGAGCCGCACTCGATCTTCGTCACGGCGATCGACACGAACCCGCTCGCGCCGCTGCCCGACGTCGTCGTCGAGCGGCGCCGCGAGGACTTCGACCGCGGCCTCGCCGCGATCGCGAAGCTCACGAGCGGTGCGACGCACCTGTGCGTCGCGGCGACGTCCGAGATCCCGCAGCACGTGACGGCGAAGGTCGAGGTGCAGCAGTTCGCGGGGCCGCATCCGGCCGGCCTCGCCGGGCTGCACATCCACCTCGTCGACCCGGTCGGTCGCGCGAAGACGGTGTGGACGATCGGCTATCAGGACGTGATCGCGATCGGCTCGCTGCTCGCGACCGGCGTGCTCGACGTCGCGCGCGTCGTCTCGATCGCGGGGCCCGTCGTCGCGGAGCCGCAGCTCGTCGCGTCGCGGCTCGGCGCGAGCACGCTCGACCTCGCGGGCGACGAGGGCGCGGGCGTCGAGAAGCGCCTCGTCGCGGGCTCCGTGCTCGGCGGGCGCACGGCGAACGACGACGTGTTCGGCTACCTCGGGCGCCACCACCACCAGGTGACGGTGCTGCGCGAGGGACGCGAGCGCGTGTTCATGGGCTGGCTCACGCCCGGCCTCGACGCGTTCTCGAGCGCGCCCATCTACCTGTCGCGCCTGCTCTCGAACAAGAAGTTCCCGTTCTCGACGACGACCAACGGGTCGCCGCGCGCGATGGTGCCGATCGGCATGTACGAGCGCGTGATGCCGATGGACATCCTGCCGACGTTCCTGCTGCGCTCGCTCGCGGTCGGCGACATCGAGCAGGCCGAGAAGCTCGGCGCGCTCGAGCTCGACGAGGAAGACCTGGCGCTCTGCTCGTTCGTCTGCCCGGGCAAGACGAACTACGGGCCGCTCCTGCGAAAGAACCTCGAGATGATCGAGAAGGAAGGCTGA
- a CDS encoding NADH:ubiquinone reductase (Na(+)-transporting) subunit B — protein MKFLRDLHDKVDPLFQKGGPLEKLYPLWEAHDTAMFTPGQVTRTAPHVRDGMDLKRMMITVVVALQPCVLMAHYNTGFQALHAISKGAAPLDTWQTALWTALGLGFDPGNPLLCFLFGGLYFVPVLAAGFAVGALVEVGGAIIRGHEVNEGFLVTGFLLPLTLPPTIPLWMVMLGMAFGLVFGKEVFGGTGMNFLNPALTARAFLFFAYPAFMSGDTPWIAANLAHVDSFSGATWLGQAAASAGALANASWWDCFAGWEAGSMGETSALAALLGLAVLLTTRVGSFATVSGVFVGTTVLSLLLNAVGSTTNPMFAVPFYWHMVLGGWAFGMTFMATDPVSSAFTDRGRFQYGFGIGALVVLIRVVNPAYPEGMMLAILFMNMFAPLLDHFVVQANIQRRLARSGA, from the coding sequence ATGAAGTTCCTGCGCGACCTCCACGACAAGGTCGACCCGCTCTTCCAGAAGGGCGGGCCGCTCGAGAAGCTCTATCCGCTCTGGGAAGCGCACGACACGGCGATGTTCACGCCGGGCCAGGTCACGCGCACGGCGCCGCACGTGCGCGACGGCATGGACCTGAAGCGCATGATGATCACGGTCGTCGTCGCGCTGCAGCCGTGCGTGCTGATGGCGCACTACAACACGGGCTTCCAGGCGCTGCACGCGATCAGCAAGGGCGCCGCGCCGCTCGACACCTGGCAGACGGCGCTGTGGACGGCGCTCGGGCTCGGCTTCGACCCGGGCAACCCGCTGCTCTGCTTCCTGTTCGGCGGGCTCTACTTCGTGCCCGTGCTCGCGGCGGGCTTCGCGGTGGGCGCGCTCGTCGAGGTGGGCGGCGCCATCATCCGCGGCCACGAGGTGAACGAGGGCTTCCTCGTCACGGGCTTCCTGCTCCCGCTCACGCTGCCGCCGACCATCCCGCTCTGGATGGTGATGCTGGGCATGGCCTTCGGCCTCGTGTTCGGGAAGGAGGTGTTCGGCGGCACCGGCATGAACTTCCTGAACCCCGCGCTCACGGCGCGCGCGTTCCTGTTCTTCGCGTACCCGGCGTTCATGAGCGGCGACACGCCGTGGATCGCCGCGAACCTCGCGCACGTCGACTCGTTCAGCGGCGCGACGTGGCTCGGCCAGGCGGCGGCGTCGGCGGGCGCGCTCGCGAACGCGAGCTGGTGGGACTGCTTCGCCGGCTGGGAGGCCGGCTCGATGGGCGAGACGTCGGCGCTCGCCGCGCTGCTCGGGCTCGCCGTCCTGCTGACGACGCGCGTCGGCTCGTTCGCGACCGTGTCGGGCGTCTTCGTCGGGACGACCGTCCTGTCGCTCCTGCTGAACGCCGTCGGGTCGACCACGAACCCGATGTTCGCGGTGCCGTTCTACTGGCACATGGTGCTCGGCGGCTGGGCGTTCGGCATGACGTTCATGGCGACCGACCCGGTCTCGTCCGCGTTCACGGACCGCGGGCGCTTCCAGTACGGCTTCGGCATCGGAGCGCTCGTCGTGCTCATCCGCGTCGTGAACCCGGCGTACCCGGAAGGCATGATGCTCGCGATCCTGTTCATGAACATGTTCGCGCCGCTGCTCGATCACTTCGTCGTGCAGGCCAACATCCAGCGGAGGCTCGCCCGCAGTGGAGCATAG
- a CDS encoding Na(+)-translocating NADH-quinone reductase subunit C: MEHSSRYIVLFAAAVCGVCSIFVAAAAVSLKERQELNAQLDVQEKVLVLAGLLEEGSGATRERIQELYGSRIEARAVDLATGDYVEGVDAATIDPKLEVSDPEKSREAPANKAQVRRVPNVGVVYHVKDEAGHVEELILPIHGKGLWSTLYGFLALRRDADSIAGITFYKHGETPGLGGEVDNSRWKSLWEGRRAFGPKGDVAIQVKKGQAGSPQDDPYHVDGLSGATLTSRGVTNTLAFWLSDEGFGPYLEKFRAEMGTGGN, translated from the coding sequence GTGGAGCATAGTTCGCGATACATCGTGCTGTTCGCGGCGGCGGTCTGCGGCGTGTGCTCGATCTTCGTCGCGGCCGCGGCGGTGTCGCTCAAGGAGCGACAGGAGCTCAACGCGCAGCTCGACGTGCAGGAGAAGGTGCTCGTGCTCGCGGGGCTCCTCGAGGAAGGCTCGGGCGCGACGCGCGAGCGGATCCAGGAGCTCTACGGCTCGCGCATCGAGGCGCGCGCCGTCGACCTCGCGACGGGCGACTACGTCGAGGGCGTCGACGCCGCGACGATCGACCCGAAGCTCGAGGTCTCCGATCCGGAGAAGAGCCGGGAGGCGCCTGCGAACAAGGCCCAGGTCCGGCGCGTGCCGAACGTCGGCGTCGTCTACCACGTGAAGGACGAGGCCGGGCACGTCGAGGAGCTGATCCTGCCGATCCACGGCAAGGGGCTGTGGTCGACGCTGTACGGCTTCCTCGCACTCCGGCGCGACGCCGACTCGATCGCGGGCATCACGTTCTACAAGCACGGCGAGACGCCGGGCCTCGGCGGCGAGGTCGACAACTCGCGCTGGAAGTCGCTCTGGGAGGGGCGCCGCGCCTTCGGGCCGAAGGGCGACGTCGCGATCCAGGTGAAGAAGGGGCAGGCCGGCTCGCCGCAGGACGACCCCTACCACGTGGACGGGCTCTCCGGGGCGACGCTCACGAGCCGCGGCGTGACGAACACGCTCGCGTTCTGGCTCTCCGACGAAGGCTTCGGCCCCTATCTGGAGAAGTTCCGGGCCGAAATGGGAACGGGAGGCAACTGA
- a CDS encoding NADH:ubiquinone reductase (Na(+)-transporting) subunit D, with the protein MATATTREVLLDPLVNNNPIALQVLGICSALAVTTKLQTAVVMAIAVTAVTAFSNLAVSAIRNYIPSSIRIIVQLVIIASLVIVTDQILKAYLFTISKQLSVFVGLIITNCIVMGRAEAFAMQNKPAVSFLDGVGNGLGYGLILVVVAVLRELFGSGKLWGITILKPVTEGGWYVPNGLMVLAPAAFFLIGSFIWIVRSYKPEQVEEAFHVGALLESGHEGHIR; encoded by the coding sequence ATGGCGACGGCGACGACGCGCGAGGTCCTGCTCGACCCGCTCGTGAACAACAACCCGATCGCGCTGCAGGTGCTCGGCATCTGCTCGGCGCTCGCGGTGACGACGAAGCTGCAGACGGCGGTCGTGATGGCGATCGCGGTGACGGCGGTGACGGCGTTCTCGAACCTCGCGGTGAGCGCGATCCGCAACTACATCCCTTCGAGCATCCGCATCATCGTCCAGCTCGTGATCATCGCGTCGCTCGTGATCGTGACGGACCAGATCCTCAAGGCCTATCTGTTCACGATCAGCAAGCAGCTCTCGGTCTTCGTCGGCCTCATCATCACGAACTGCATCGTGATGGGGCGCGCCGAGGCCTTCGCGATGCAGAACAAGCCCGCGGTCTCGTTCCTCGACGGCGTCGGGAACGGGCTCGGCTACGGGCTCATCCTGGTCGTCGTCGCGGTGCTCCGCGAGCTGTTCGGCTCGGGGAAGCTCTGGGGCATCACGATCCTGAAGCCGGTGACGGAGGGCGGCTGGTACGTCCCGAACGGCCTCATGGTGCTCGCCCCGGCGGCGTTCTTCCTGATCGGCAGCTTCATCTGGATCGTGCGCAGCTACAAGCCCGAACAAGTCGAGGAGGCGTTCCATGTTGGAGCACTACTTGAGTCTGGCCACGAAGGCCATATTCGTTGA
- the nqrE gene encoding NADH:ubiquinone reductase (Na(+)-transporting) subunit E, with translation MLEHYLSLATKAIFVENMALAFFLGMCSFLAVSKKVETAIGLGAAVTFVLAVTTPLNQALVDAVLKPGSLSWLGFPDLDLSFLQFLTLIGTIAAAVQIVEMTLDRYVPALYNALGVFLPLIAVNCAILGASLFMVERDYTLADATVFGLGSGIGWALAIIALAAVREKLKYSNVPEPLRGLGVTFIVVGLMSVGFMAFSGIQL, from the coding sequence ATGTTGGAGCACTACTTGAGTCTGGCCACGAAGGCCATATTCGTTGAGAACATGGCGCTCGCCTTCTTCCTCGGCATGTGCTCGTTCCTGGCCGTGTCGAAGAAGGTGGAGACGGCGATCGGTCTCGGGGCGGCGGTCACGTTCGTCCTCGCGGTGACGACGCCGCTGAACCAGGCGCTCGTCGACGCGGTGCTGAAGCCCGGCTCGTTGTCGTGGCTCGGCTTCCCCGACCTCGATCTCTCGTTCCTGCAGTTCCTGACGCTGATCGGGACGATCGCGGCGGCCGTGCAGATCGTGGAGATGACGCTCGACCGCTACGTGCCCGCGCTCTACAACGCGCTCGGCGTCTTCCTGCCGCTGATCGCGGTGAACTGCGCGATCCTCGGCGCCTCGCTGTTCATGGTCGAGCGCGACTACACGCTCGCCGATGCGACGGTCTTCGGGCTCGGCTCGGGCATCGGCTGGGCGCTCGCGATCATCGCGCTCGCCGCCGTCCGCGAGAAGCTCAAGTACAGCAACGTGCCCGAGCCGCTGCGCGGCCTCGGCGTCACCTTCATCGTGGTCGGCCTGATGTCGGTCGGCTTCATGGCGTTCTCGGGGATCCAGCTCTGA
- the nqrF gene encoding NADH:ubiquinone reductase (Na(+)-transporting) subunit F, with protein METVIAGVVGFILIILALVLVLMAAKAKLVASGDVTITINDDPDQSITTKSGSTLLGTLAANRIFVPSACGGKGSCGVCKLTVLDGGGSILPTEESHISRGEAREGLRLSCQVKVKQDMRIEVPPEVLSVKKWKCRVRSNDNVATFIKELVLELPEGEVVPFRAGGYIQIECPPHLVRYKDFEVAQKFREDWDKFNLWQYESKVTEPQERAYSMANYPEELGIIMLNVRVASPPPRQPDVPPGVMSSYIFSLKPGDEVTISGPFGEFFAKDTDKEMIFVGGGAGMAPMRSHIFDQFKRLHTKRKVSFWYGARSLREAFYVDHFDSIAAENPNFQWHLALSEPLPEDNWTGKKGFIHQVLYDNYLKDHPAPEDCEYYMCGPPMMNQAVQKMLEDLGVEPENILFDDFG; from the coding sequence ATGGAAACGGTCATCGCCGGCGTCGTCGGCTTCATCCTGATCATCCTGGCGCTCGTGCTCGTGCTGATGGCCGCGAAGGCGAAGCTCGTCGCGAGCGGCGACGTCACGATCACGATCAACGACGACCCCGACCAGTCGATCACGACGAAGAGCGGCTCGACGCTGCTCGGGACGCTGGCGGCGAACCGCATCTTCGTGCCGTCCGCGTGCGGCGGGAAGGGGAGCTGCGGCGTCTGCAAGCTGACCGTGCTCGACGGCGGGGGCTCGATCCTGCCGACCGAGGAGTCGCACATCTCGCGCGGCGAGGCGCGCGAGGGGCTGCGGCTCTCCTGCCAGGTGAAGGTCAAGCAGGACATGCGGATCGAGGTGCCGCCGGAGGTGCTCTCGGTCAAGAAGTGGAAGTGCCGCGTCCGCTCGAACGACAACGTCGCGACGTTCATCAAGGAGCTCGTGCTCGAGCTGCCCGAGGGCGAGGTCGTTCCGTTCCGCGCGGGCGGCTACATCCAGATCGAGTGCCCGCCGCACCTCGTCCGCTACAAGGATTTCGAGGTCGCGCAGAAGTTCCGCGAGGACTGGGACAAGTTCAATCTCTGGCAGTACGAGTCGAAGGTCACCGAGCCGCAGGAGCGCGCGTACTCGATGGCGAACTATCCCGAGGAGCTCGGGATCATCATGCTGAACGTGCGCGTCGCCTCGCCGCCGCCGCGCCAGCCCGACGTGCCGCCGGGCGTCATGTCCTCGTACATCTTCAGCCTGAAGCCCGGCGACGAGGTCACCATCTCCGGCCCGTTCGGCGAGTTCTTCGCCAAGGACACGGACAAGGAGATGATCTTCGTCGGCGGCGGCGCCGGCATGGCGCCGATGCGCTCGCACATCTTCGACCAGTTCAAGCGCCTCCACACGAAGCGGAAGGTGAGCTTCTGGTACGGCGCGCGCAGCCTGCGCGAGGCGTTCTACGTCGACCACTTCGACTCGATCGCCGCCGAGAACCCGAACTTCCAGTGGCACCTCGCGCTCTCCGAGCCGCTGCCGGAGGACAACTGGACGGGCAAGAAGGGCTTCATCCACCAGGTGCTCTACGACAACTACCTGAAGGACCACCCCGCGCCCGAGGACTGCGAGTACTACATGTGCGGGCCGCCGATGATGAACCAGGCCGTGCAGAAGATGCTCGAGGATCTCGGCGTCGAGCCCGAGAACATCCTGTTCGACGACTTCGGCTAG
- a CDS encoding FAD:protein FMN transferase: MTSAPIPPRKELSPRARLVLGLLFFALGGASLWLYGGRAEREQVELQGAAMGTTWSVKLADPGLDAAAQRAAADAIAERLERVDRLMSTWKPDSELSRFNAHEGTDSFALSPETYAVLEIAQRVAEESGGAFDVTVGPLVDAWGFGSEGRREPPAGPVLRALRERTGWRKLALGPLGRTVRKSRPDVRVDLSAVAKGYAVDLVARGLEAAGRERFLVEVGGELRASGERPGGGAWRVAIEAPDAPADARRVHRVVELRDVSMATSGDYRNYYERDGRRLSHTIDPRTGHPIEHRLASVSVIHPEAAWADAWATALDVLGPEEGYSLAASKGLPAYFLVRDAALPSMDGAPSGGTGASGEASFTVRMTREFEPYLAQDAPAPAPAGIGSRP, encoded by the coding sequence TTGACCTCCGCGCCCATTCCGCCGCGCAAGGAGCTCTCGCCGCGCGCGCGGCTCGTGCTCGGCCTGCTCTTCTTCGCACTCGGCGGCGCGAGCCTGTGGCTCTACGGCGGGCGCGCCGAGCGCGAGCAGGTCGAGCTCCAGGGCGCGGCGATGGGCACGACGTGGTCGGTCAAGCTCGCCGACCCGGGCCTCGACGCCGCCGCGCAGCGCGCGGCCGCGGACGCGATCGCCGAGCGGCTCGAGCGCGTCGATCGCCTCATGTCGACGTGGAAGCCCGACTCCGAGCTGTCGCGCTTCAACGCGCACGAAGGCACGGACTCGTTCGCGCTCTCGCCCGAGACGTACGCGGTGCTCGAGATCGCGCAGCGCGTCGCGGAGGAGTCGGGAGGCGCCTTCGACGTCACGGTCGGCCCGCTCGTCGACGCCTGGGGCTTCGGGAGCGAGGGCCGGCGCGAGCCGCCCGCCGGCCCCGTGCTGCGCGCGCTCCGCGAGCGCACCGGCTGGCGCAAGCTCGCGCTCGGGCCGCTCGGGCGCACCGTGCGCAAGAGCCGCCCCGACGTGCGCGTCGACCTCTCGGCCGTCGCGAAGGGCTATGCGGTCGACCTCGTCGCGCGCGGGCTCGAGGCCGCCGGGCGCGAGCGCTTCCTGGTCGAGGTCGGCGGCGAGCTGCGCGCGAGCGGGGAGCGCCCGGGTGGCGGCGCCTGGCGCGTCGCGATCGAGGCGCCCGACGCGCCGGCGGACGCGCGGCGCGTCCACCGCGTCGTCGAGCTGCGCGACGTCTCGATGGCGACGTCGGGCGACTACCGCAACTACTACGAGCGCGACGGCCGGCGCCTCTCGCACACGATCGACCCGCGCACGGGCCACCCGATCGAGCACCGCCTCGCGTCGGTCTCCGTGATCCACCCCGAGGCCGCGTGGGCGGACGCGTGGGCGACCGCGCTCGACGTGCTCGGCCCCGAGGAGGGGTACTCTCTCGCCGCGTCGAAGGGCCTCCCCGCGTACTTCCTCGTGCGAGACGCCGCCCTGCCGTCCATGGACGGCGCGCCGAGCGGCGGGACGGGCGCGTCGGGCGAGGCGAGCTTCACTGTGCGCATGACGCGCGAGTTCGAGCCCTACCTCGCGCAGGACGCGCCGGCGCCCGCGCCGGCCGGGATCGGGAGCCGACCATGA
- a CDS encoding DUF539 domain-containing protein gives MTVVVATAAVFGIVVLAMSLGAMVGGRHLKGSCGGRPDGACPCSEAEKRACAERARDAA, from the coding sequence ATGACCGTCGTCGTCGCCACCGCCGCCGTGTTCGGAATCGTCGTGCTCGCGATGTCGCTCGGCGCGATGGTGGGCGGCCGCCACCTGAAGGGCTCGTGCGGCGGCCGCCCCGATGGCGCCTGCCCGTGCTCCGAGGCCGAGAAGCGCGCCTGCGCCGAGCGCGCGCGCGACGCGGCCTAG